A single region of the Brassica rapa cultivar Chiifu-401-42 chromosome A03, CAAS_Brap_v3.01, whole genome shotgun sequence genome encodes:
- the LOC103860672 gene encoding AP-3 complex subunit sigma — protein MIKAVMMMNTQGKPRLAKFYDFLPVEKQQELIRGVFSVLSSRPENVSNFLEIDSLFGPDSRLVYKHYATLYFVLVFDGSENELAMLDLIQVLVETLDKCFSNVCELDIVFNYSKMHTVLDEIVFGGQVLETRSDEVMKAVEEISKLEAASNSISLVPKSVSGWRGGR, from the exons ATGATAAAGgcagtgatgatgatgaacacACAAGGCAAGCCACGCCTAGCCAAATTCTACGACTTCTTG CCTGTAGAGAAGCAACAAGAGCTCATCCGTGGCGTCTTCTcag TGTTGAGCAGCAGACCTGAGAACGTAAGCAACTTTCTGGAGATTGATTCATTGTTTGGTCCG GATTCACGGCTTGTGTACAAACACTATGCTACTCTCTACTTCGTGCTTGTTTTTGATGGATCAGAAAATGAGCTTGCTATGCTTGATCTCATTCAAG TTCTTGTTGAAACACTGGACAAATGCTTCAGCAATGTTTGTGAACTCGACATTGTGTTCAACTACAGCAAG ATGCACACAGTGTTAGATGAGATTGTGTTTGGAGGACAGGTACTGGAAACTAGGTCCGATGAAGTCATGAAGGCTGTTGAAGAAATATCAAA ATTAGAGGCTGCCTCAAACTCGATTTCACTTGTCCCCAAGTCTGTTTCCGGGTGGCGAGGAGGCCGATAG
- the LOC103860669 gene encoding cold-regulated 413 plasma membrane protein 2, which produces MGRVDYLAMKTDVDKVALVNSDVEELKIAAKKLFRDVTKLGGAAFGVSFVKWLACFAAIYLLILDRTNWRSKMLTSLLIPYIFLSLPGVIFNFLSGDVGKWIAFVAVVLRLFFPKHFPDWLEMPGSLILLLVVSPHFLAHHIRGTWIGSIICLFIGCYLLQEHIRVSGGFRNSFTQPRGVSNTLGIILILVYPVWALIVRVTK; this is translated from the exons ATGGGTCGTGTGGATTACCTAGCGATGAAGACCGACGTCGACAAGGTTGCTCTGGTCAATTCCGACGTGGAGGAGCTCAAGATCGCTGCCAAGAAACTCTTCAGGGATGTGACCAAGCTTGGTGGAGCAGCCTTTGGTGTTTCTTTCGTCAAATGGTTGGCTTGCTTCGCGGCCAT TTACTTGTTGATATTGGATCGTACAAATTGGAGAAGCAAGATGCTTACATCACTCTTGATACCATACATCTTCCTTAGCCTTCCTGGTGTGATTTTCAACTTCCTTAG TGGAGACGTTGGGAAGTGGATTGCTTTTGTTGCAGTTGTACTCAGACTTTTCTTCCCAAAACACTTCCCAG ATTGGCTAGAGATGCCTGGTTCTCTGATACTTCTGCTAGTAGTTTCTCCACACTTTCTAGCTCACCATATACGTGGAACCTGGATTGGCTCTATCATCTGTCTTTTCATAGGCTGTTACCTTCTTCAAGAACATATCCGAGTCTCCGGTGGGTTCAGGAATTCGTTCACGCAGCCCCGTGGAGTATCAAACACTTTAGGGATCATCCTTATTCTGGTCTACCCTGTTTGGGCTCTAATCGTTCGTGTCACAAAATAG
- the LOC103861131 gene encoding uncharacterized protein LOC103861131, producing MEIGDFGPVGINNYSNWFIASSTWHQIRQRKENLQWSKLVWFSQGVPRYAFITWLAFRDRLATGHRTSRWGQPQCCLFCGEPDETREHLFFACPYTYTLWLKVMGNLFGDEPDLDWDITVSSLLTRRYDRITFILLRLVL from the exons ATGGAGATTGGAGATTTCGGACCTGTCGGGATCAACAATTACAGCAACTG GTTCATCGCCTCGAGTACTTGGCACCAGATCAGACAGCGTAAGGAAAATCTGCAATGGAGTAAGCTTGTGTGGTTCTCGCAAGGAGTTCCCCGCTACGCTTTCATTACCTGGCTAGCTTTCCGTGACAGACTGGCTACAGGCCATCGAACTAGTAGATGGGGCCAACCACAATGTTGCTTGTTTTGTGGTGAACCGGATGAGACCAGGGAGCATTTGTTTTTCGCATGTCCTTATACCTACACGTTGTGGCTGAAAGTTATGGGTAATTTGTTTGGAGATGAGCCAGACCTGGACTGGGATATCACAGTTTCGAGCTTGCTCACACGGAGGTATGATCGCATCACTTTCATCTTGTTGCGACTGGTTCTGTAA
- the LOC117132809 gene encoding uncharacterized protein LOC117132809, giving the protein MAAVERAFGVTNIKHHIPVVLDLDVFNYDAWRELFLTHCLAFDVLGHVDGTSVPQDDDDLPWKKKDGLVKLWLYGTLAPPLFKTSLALSKQEEPHETYGFASKISFVTTKRLERFSWTTTSIPRRSETSLFTITRKA; this is encoded by the coding sequence ATGGCAGCGGTTGAGCGTGCGTTTGGTGTTACTAATATCAAACACCACATTCCTGTCGTTCTAGACCTTGACGTCTTTAACTATGACGCATGGCGTGAGTTATTCTTAACTCACTGCTTGGCCTTCGATGTCTTAGGACATGTCGATGGTACCTCGGTTCCTCAAGATGATGACGACTTGCCTTGGAAGAAGAAAGATGGACTCGTGAAGCTTTGGCTTTACGGCACCTTAGCTCCTCCACtcttcaaaacctctttggCTCTTTCAAAGCAGGAGGAACCGCACGAGACGTATGGCTTCGCGTCGAAAATCAGTTTCGTAACAACAAAGAGGCTAGAGCGATTCAGCTGGACAACGACCTCCATACCAAGGAGATCGGAGACCTCTCTGTTCACGATTACTCGCAAAGCCTAA